In Polyangia bacterium, the following proteins share a genomic window:
- a CDS encoding type I restriction-modification system subunit M, with protein MALKKSELYSSLWSSCDELRGGMDASQYKDYVLVLLFIKYISDKYAGQPYAPITIPRGASFADMVACKGTPDIGDVINKKILAPLANANKLSDFPDFNDATKLGDGKERVERLTNLIAIFQNPALDFSKNRADGDDILGDAYEYLMRHFATESGKSKGQFYTPAEVSRIMAQILGIKTAKITKATTVYDPTCGSGSLLLKVGDEAGTTVTLYGQEKDAATSALARMNMILHDNPSALVVQGNTLVDPKFKDGPALKTFDYVVANPPFSDKRWGTGLDPLNDPHDRFKSFGVPPGKQGDYAYLLHIVRSLKSTGKGACILPHGVLFRGNAEGDIRRALVRKGYIKGIIGLPANLFYGTGIPACIVVVDKEAAHTRKGIFMIDASQGFMKDGPKNRLRAQDIHKIVDAFNKQTPLPRYSRMVGIDEIEKNDFNLNLARYIDSQTPEDRQDIAGHLQGGIPVADVDALQRYWDVCPGLRNSLFKKARAGYLTLAVDKAAIKSTIYDHPEFASFIAGMNEHFASWRQKTARTLKALKSACHPKQVIADLAEGLLAHYAGRPLIDPYDVYQHLMDYWAATMQDDCYLIAADGWKAETFRIIEKDKKGKEKDKGWACDLVPKALVVGRFFANQQAGVAEIAAALETVSARLGELEEEHGGDEGAFVELEKVNKASVAARLKEIAGDADAKDERAALTEWAKLNNDETALKARLKDAEVALDAKAYAQYPQLGEADVKALVVDDKWLGTLEGDIHGEMERVSQALTARVKELAERYEAALPALVTRVAELEAKVNRHLERMGFAP; from the coding sequence ATGGCTCTGAAAAAGTCCGAGCTTTACTCATCCCTGTGGTCCAGCTGCGACGAGCTGCGCGGTGGGATGGATGCCAGTCAGTACAAGGACTATGTCCTGGTGCTGCTGTTCATCAAGTACATCAGCGACAAGTACGCCGGCCAGCCGTACGCGCCCATCACCATCCCGCGCGGCGCCAGCTTTGCGGACATGGTGGCGTGCAAGGGGACGCCCGACATCGGCGACGTCATCAACAAGAAGATCCTGGCGCCCCTGGCCAACGCCAACAAGCTGTCGGACTTTCCCGACTTCAACGACGCGACGAAGCTGGGCGACGGCAAGGAACGGGTGGAACGCCTCACCAACCTGATCGCCATCTTCCAGAACCCGGCCCTGGATTTTTCGAAGAACCGCGCCGACGGCGACGACATCCTGGGCGACGCTTACGAATACCTGATGCGCCACTTCGCCACCGAGAGTGGCAAGAGCAAGGGCCAGTTCTACACGCCCGCCGAGGTCAGCCGGATCATGGCGCAGATCCTGGGCATCAAGACGGCCAAGATCACCAAGGCCACGACGGTGTACGACCCGACGTGCGGGTCCGGGTCGTTGCTGCTGAAGGTCGGCGACGAAGCCGGCACCACGGTCACGCTGTACGGCCAGGAGAAGGACGCCGCCACCAGCGCGCTGGCGCGCATGAACATGATCCTGCACGACAACCCCTCGGCGCTGGTGGTCCAGGGGAACACGCTGGTCGATCCGAAATTCAAGGACGGCCCCGCGCTGAAGACGTTCGACTACGTCGTCGCCAACCCGCCGTTCTCCGACAAGCGCTGGGGCACCGGCCTTGATCCCCTGAACGATCCGCACGATCGCTTCAAGTCGTTCGGCGTCCCGCCCGGCAAGCAGGGCGACTACGCGTACCTGCTGCACATCGTTCGCTCGCTGAAGAGCACCGGCAAGGGCGCCTGCATTTTGCCGCACGGGGTGCTGTTCCGGGGCAACGCCGAGGGCGACATCCGCCGCGCGCTGGTGCGCAAGGGGTACATCAAGGGGATCATCGGGCTGCCGGCCAATCTGTTTTACGGCACGGGTATCCCGGCCTGCATCGTGGTGGTGGACAAGGAAGCGGCCCACACCCGCAAGGGGATCTTCATGATCGACGCCAGCCAGGGCTTCATGAAGGACGGGCCCAAGAACCGCCTGCGCGCCCAGGACATTCACAAGATCGTCGACGCCTTCAACAAGCAAACGCCACTGCCCCGCTACTCGCGGATGGTCGGCATCGACGAGATCGAGAAGAACGACTTCAACCTGAACCTGGCCCGGTACATCGACAGCCAGACGCCGGAGGATCGCCAGGACATCGCCGGCCACCTGCAGGGCGGCATCCCGGTCGCCGACGTCGATGCCCTGCAACGGTACTGGGACGTCTGCCCGGGCCTGCGTAATAGCCTGTTCAAGAAGGCGCGCGCCGGCTACCTCACGCTGGCCGTCGACAAGGCGGCCATCAAATCGACCATCTATGACCACCCGGAGTTCGCGTCGTTCATCGCCGGCATGAACGAACACTTCGCGTCCTGGCGGCAGAAGACCGCCAGGACCCTGAAGGCGCTGAAGTCCGCCTGTCATCCCAAGCAGGTGATCGCCGATCTGGCCGAAGGCTTGCTGGCGCATTACGCCGGCCGGCCGCTGATCGATCCCTACGACGTCTACCAGCACCTGATGGATTACTGGGCGGCGACCATGCAGGACGACTGCTACCTGATCGCCGCCGACGGCTGGAAAGCCGAGACGTTCCGGATCATCGAGAAGGATAAAAAGGGCAAAGAGAAGGACAAGGGCTGGGCCTGCGATCTGGTGCCCAAGGCGCTGGTGGTCGGACGATTTTTCGCCAACCAGCAGGCCGGCGTCGCCGAGATAGCCGCCGCGCTGGAGACGGTCTCGGCGCGCCTGGGCGAGCTGGAAGAAGAACACGGCGGCGACGAGGGCGCCTTCGTCGAGCTGGAGAAGGTGAACAAGGCCAGCGTCGCCGCGCGCCTGAAAGAGATCGCCGGCGACGCCGACGCCAAGGACGAGCGCGCCGCCCTGACCGAATGGGCGAAGCTGAACAATGACGAGACGGCACTGAAGGCGCGCCTCAAGGACGCCGAGGTCGCGCTGGACGCCAAGGCGTATGCCCAGTATCCGCAGCTGGGCGAAGCCGACGTGAAGGCGCTGGTCGTCGACGACAAGTGGCTCGGCACCCTGGAGGGCGACATTCACGGCGAGATGGAGCGGGTCAGCCAGGCGCTGACCGCGCGCGTGAAAGAGCTGGCCGAGCGCTACGAGGCGGCGCTGCCGGCGCTGGTCACCCGCGTGGCCGAGCTGGAGGCCAAGGTGAACCGACATCTGGAAAGGATGGGGTTCGCGCCGTGA
- a CDS encoding calcium-binding EGF-like domain-containing protein translates to MKLVPLRLALLAPLIASFSACGDNGQTGAGDARSDAADTTDSSDAPAPLDLRADLRPDVDAPAEVKVEVKPEAAVDSADADADAEVQTDAMADAVADAFNPCAIDGGGCAMDAVCSPQQGVATCRCKTGYEGDGNTCTPINNCQTNSGGCDAQATCTMTGPGTNLCTCQPGYHGDGETCYPIDNCAANHGTCDVHADCTMIGPGTSTCVCGTGYSGNGKTCAAVNNCLIRNGYCDSQATCAMTGPGTNSCTCQTGYSGDGLTCTPVNSCLTANGGCDANAACTMTGPGTNSCACHAHYDGDGLTCTPVNSCLTANGGCDANAACTMTGPGTNHCACHAHFDGDGLTCTPVNSCLTANGGCDANAACTMTGPGTSSCACNAHYDGDGVTCTPVNNCLTANGGCDANAACTMTGPGTSSCACTGDYVGDGTTCEISVCTINHGGCDTNADCQWLSGNTNACLCNQSYEGNGQSCITSPAPNVVGFLRADSYTHKNAGTVEISVMHTRGGSAFTLPYTLGGAAKMNNSDGDLFVGPDYAWTTLTFAIDPSVQPGDTLVVTLGASTSGDTPSLGIATHTVHIVDNYCTTHYPDLVVVSAADVDGDSIPDGCDVSLAPAGKVSTYLKPVSAAASSEAGQNNLLAANTITDPPGGVPPDHSFIFSHDWSKDYASAGGLLSASTRLTQWFETTFADAVTVNELRLINFSNFRNSEWMRGIKTFNVYGSNASGAVPAEGGVPRADMHLLGTLNASSFWERSWPNPTRGLPEVLQLSSPGAYQYYFLEQLETQRSDRTDQYPGDLTGFEKIEFATYSTDPCLVDNGGCDAMATCQSSTFGAVQCHCPTGMHARGTVCVAGAYDPQTVTGLTTWLSADTVSGAVDGDGITAWLDQTSNAHDAAPLNGSEAPRFVSNAVNGMPVLHFDGQAALSMAAAALPSGNDPYTVVVVAAVNNTNRNGLVCGGVPGGNTANCFRTLDGGEGAYGLVDYWWGNDLNTPAAVFIPGQAFIGMTRYTDGDRRILVDGQQQAQDAAHDNNVVPNDVVIGTTVVNEFLDGDIAEILIYSSALSDSDREYVDCYLADKYGITLAHACL, encoded by the coding sequence ATGAAACTGGTCCCGCTTCGCCTGGCGCTGCTGGCGCCCCTGATCGCGAGCTTCTCCGCCTGCGGTGACAATGGCCAGACAGGCGCAGGCGACGCGCGAAGCGACGCAGCGGACACCACGGACAGCAGTGACGCCCCCGCGCCGCTGGACCTACGGGCGGACCTGCGCCCGGACGTCGATGCGCCCGCCGAGGTGAAGGTCGAAGTCAAACCCGAAGCAGCGGTCGACAGCGCCGACGCAGACGCGGACGCAGAGGTCCAGACCGACGCCATGGCCGACGCCGTGGCCGACGCCTTCAACCCCTGCGCGATCGACGGCGGTGGCTGCGCGATGGACGCCGTGTGCTCGCCCCAACAGGGCGTGGCGACTTGCCGCTGCAAGACCGGGTACGAAGGCGATGGCAATACCTGCACGCCCATCAACAATTGCCAGACCAACAGCGGCGGCTGCGACGCCCAGGCGACCTGCACGATGACGGGTCCGGGGACCAACCTGTGCACCTGCCAGCCGGGCTATCACGGCGACGGCGAGACCTGTTATCCGATCGACAACTGCGCAGCCAACCACGGCACCTGCGACGTCCACGCCGACTGCACGATGATCGGCCCCGGCACCAGCACCTGCGTCTGCGGCACCGGCTACAGCGGCAACGGGAAGACCTGCGCGGCGGTGAACAACTGCCTCATCAGGAATGGCTACTGCGACAGCCAGGCCACCTGCGCCATGACCGGTCCGGGGACGAACAGCTGCACCTGCCAGACTGGTTACAGCGGCGACGGCCTCACCTGCACGCCGGTGAACAGCTGCTTGACTGCAAACGGCGGCTGCGACGCGAACGCCGCCTGCACCATGACCGGACCCGGAACCAACAGCTGCGCCTGCCATGCGCACTATGACGGCGACGGCCTCACCTGCACGCCGGTGAACAGCTGCTTGACCGCAAACGGCGGCTGCGACGCGAACGCGGCCTGCACCATGACCGGACCCGGCACCAACCACTGCGCTTGCCACGCGCACTTTGATGGCGACGGCCTCACCTGCACGCCGGTGAACAGCTGCTTGACCGCAAACGGCGGCTGCGACGCGAACGCGGCCTGCACCATGACCGGACCCGGCACGAGCAGCTGCGCCTGCAACGCGCACTATGATGGCGACGGCGTCACCTGCACGCCGGTGAACAACTGCTTGACTGCAAACGGCGGCTGCGACGCGAACGCGGCGTGCACCATGACCGGACCCGGCACGAGCAGCTGCGCCTGCACCGGCGACTACGTCGGCGACGGCACGACCTGCGAAATCAGCGTCTGCACCATCAACCACGGTGGCTGCGACACCAACGCCGACTGCCAGTGGCTGTCCGGGAACACCAACGCCTGTCTGTGCAACCAGAGTTATGAGGGCAACGGGCAATCGTGCATCACCAGCCCCGCGCCGAACGTGGTCGGGTTCCTGCGCGCCGACAGCTACACGCACAAGAACGCCGGCACCGTGGAGATCAGCGTGATGCACACCCGGGGCGGCAGCGCCTTCACCTTGCCCTACACGCTGGGCGGCGCCGCGAAGATGAACAACAGCGACGGCGACCTGTTCGTCGGCCCCGACTACGCGTGGACGACGCTGACCTTCGCCATCGATCCGTCGGTGCAGCCGGGCGACACGTTGGTGGTCACGCTGGGCGCGTCCACCTCCGGGGACACGCCCTCCCTGGGCATCGCCACGCACACCGTGCACATCGTCGACAACTATTGCACCACCCACTATCCGGACCTGGTCGTGGTCAGCGCCGCCGACGTCGACGGAGACAGCATCCCCGACGGCTGCGACGTCAGCCTGGCCCCGGCCGGCAAGGTCAGCACCTACCTGAAACCGGTCAGCGCCGCCGCCAGCAGCGAGGCCGGTCAGAACAACCTGCTGGCCGCCAACACCATCACCGATCCGCCCGGCGGCGTGCCGCCCGATCACTCATTCATCTTCAGTCACGATTGGAGCAAGGATTACGCGTCGGCCGGCGGGCTACTGTCCGCCAGCACGCGCCTGACCCAGTGGTTCGAGACCACCTTCGCCGATGCCGTGACAGTCAATGAATTACGTCTGATTAACTTTAGCAATTTCCGCAATTCAGAGTGGATGCGCGGGATCAAGACCTTCAACGTTTACGGATCAAACGCCAGCGGCGCGGTGCCGGCGGAGGGCGGCGTTCCGCGCGCCGACATGCACCTTCTGGGGACGCTGAACGCGTCGTCCTTCTGGGAGCGTTCGTGGCCCAATCCCACCCGCGGGCTGCCCGAAGTGCTGCAGCTGTCGTCGCCGGGCGCGTACCAGTATTACTTTCTGGAGCAGCTGGAAACCCAGCGCTCTGACCGCACCGACCAGTACCCGGGCGATCTGACGGGCTTCGAGAAGATCGAGTTCGCCACCTACAGCACCGATCCCTGCCTGGTCGACAACGGCGGCTGCGACGCCATGGCCACCTGCCAATCCAGCACCTTCGGCGCGGTTCAGTGCCACTGCCCCACCGGCATGCACGCGCGCGGCACTGTCTGCGTCGCGGGCGCTTATGACCCGCAGACGGTCACCGGCCTCACCACCTGGTTGTCGGCCGACACCGTCAGCGGCGCCGTCGACGGCGATGGCATAACGGCTTGGCTCGATCAGACGTCCAACGCCCACGACGCCGCGCCGCTGAACGGCAGTGAGGCGCCTCGCTTTGTCAGCAATGCCGTCAACGGGATGCCGGTCCTGCACTTTGACGGCCAGGCCGCCCTGTCGATGGCCGCCGCCGCGTTGCCGTCGGGCAATGACCCGTACACCGTCGTCGTGGTCGCCGCCGTGAACAACACCAATCGCAACGGGTTGGTGTGCGGCGGCGTGCCCGGCGGCAACACCGCCAACTGCTTCCGCACGCTGGACGGTGGCGAAGGTGCCTACGGCCTGGTCGACTATTGGTGGGGCAACGATCTCAATACGCCGGCCGCGGTCTTCATCCCCGGCCAGGCGTTCATCGGCATGACCCGCTACACCGATGGCGACCGCCGCATTCTGGTCGACGGCCAGCAACAGGCCCAGGACGCCGCTCACGACAACAACGTCGTGCCCAATGACGTCGTCATCGGCACCACCGTGGTCAACGAGTTTCTGGACGGCGACATCGCCGAGATCTTGATTTACAGCAGCGCCCTGTCGGACAGCGATCGCGAATACGTGGACTGCTATCTGGCCGACAAATACGGAATCACGCTGGCCCACGCCTGTTTGTAG
- a CDS encoding cytochrome b/b6 domain-containing protein — protein sequence MKSPRAEQPLAVRITHWANVPLLAVMAASGLQILAAFPEMGAKGAPARWYLLQNWTPPSWMRAGGWLAGARHLHFGLAWLFVANALAYLVWMIVTGEWRRRAFQPGRDGRNALQTLAWYLRLRKAPPEQELYNGLQRLAYTLAIVLGAVEVVSGLALYKPVQLSPIAALFGGYDGARAVHLLGLAALLAFTVGHLVLVLLHPRALASIFTGGRRT from the coding sequence ATGAAGTCGCCGCGGGCCGAGCAGCCTCTCGCCGTCCGGATCACCCACTGGGCGAACGTGCCCCTGCTCGCCGTGATGGCCGCGAGCGGATTGCAGATCCTCGCCGCCTTCCCGGAGATGGGGGCGAAGGGCGCGCCGGCCCGCTGGTACCTCCTCCAGAATTGGACACCTCCCTCGTGGATGCGCGCGGGCGGCTGGCTGGCGGGCGCGCGCCACCTGCACTTCGGGCTGGCGTGGCTCTTCGTCGCCAATGCGCTGGCGTACCTGGTTTGGATGATCGTCACCGGCGAGTGGCGCCGGCGCGCGTTCCAGCCGGGGCGCGACGGCCGCAATGCCCTGCAGACCCTGGCCTGGTACCTGCGCCTGCGCAAAGCGCCGCCCGAGCAAGAGCTCTACAACGGTCTGCAGCGTCTGGCCTATACGCTGGCCATCGTTCTTGGGGCCGTGGAAGTCGTCTCAGGCCTCGCGCTTTACAAGCCGGTCCAGCTCTCGCCCATCGCTGCGCTGTTCGGGGGCTACGACGGAGCCCGCGCCGTCCACCTGCTGGGGCTCGCGGCGCTGCTCGCCTTCACGGTGGGACACCTGGTGCTGGTGCTCCTCCATCCCCGGGCGCTGGCATCGATCTTCACCGGAGGCCGCCGCACATGA
- a CDS encoding molybdopterin-dependent oxidoreductase, translating to MTFSRRTVLGFALLPLACDSAKPHRGVLGFTQRLNDRVQRGLFRSGKLAPEESARAVTTGGEFPLYKVGDEYPDAPERWRLRVHGLVAKPLDLSLADLKRLPPTQFRVRHHCVEGWSAVASWRGVRVGEIARLCGADPRARFVEFRSFERGHPAEDGPEVRYYSSWDRESAEHPQTILAYGRNGAAMTSEEGAPLRLYSAVKLGYKMVKWVDEVVFQPVRTGGYWEDLGYEWFAGV from the coding sequence ATGACGTTTTCAAGACGCACGGTCCTCGGCTTTGCGCTGCTCCCGCTGGCGTGCGACTCGGCGAAGCCACACAGAGGAGTTCTTGGGTTCACGCAGAGGCTGAACGATCGCGTGCAGCGTGGCCTCTTCCGGTCGGGAAAGCTCGCGCCCGAAGAGTCCGCCCGCGCGGTCACGACCGGGGGCGAATTTCCCCTCTACAAAGTTGGTGACGAGTACCCCGACGCGCCCGAGCGCTGGAGGCTGCGCGTGCACGGCCTCGTGGCAAAGCCGCTGGATCTGTCGCTTGCCGATCTGAAGCGGCTGCCGCCGACGCAATTCCGGGTGCGGCACCACTGCGTCGAGGGATGGTCGGCGGTTGCCTCGTGGCGCGGCGTGCGCGTCGGCGAGATTGCCCGGCTGTGTGGCGCCGACCCGCGGGCCAGGTTCGTGGAGTTCCGCAGCTTCGAGCGCGGCCATCCGGCCGAGGATGGTCCGGAGGTTCGCTACTATTCGAGCTGGGATCGCGAGAGCGCCGAGCATCCGCAAACCATTCTCGCCTACGGCCGCAACGGCGCCGCGATGACGTCGGAGGAGGGCGCGCCGCTCCGTCTCTACTCGGCGGTGAAGCTCGGCTACAAGATGGTGAAGTGGGTGGACGAGGTGGTCTTCCAGCCCGTCCGCACGGGCGGGTACTGGGAAGATCTCGGCTACGAATGGTTCGCCGGCGTCTGA
- a CDS encoding dihydrofolate reductase family protein yields the protein MRKINVLTFLTMDGVMQGPGAPEEDTSGGFHRGGWSVGYFDEAVGQEMTQQMGHGFDLLLGRRTYEIFWSHWPRVKDPMADVINNATKYVATNRPLTKDWKTVRLEGDVIEALRKLKEAIGPELQVHGSGTLIQTLLKNDLVDELWLKIFPVTLGSGRRLFAEGTPCAGFELIESRASASGVILAKYRRAGDVKSGSFALPA from the coding sequence ATGCGCAAGATCAACGTGCTGACGTTCTTGACGATGGACGGAGTCATGCAGGGGCCCGGGGCGCCGGAAGAGGACACGAGCGGAGGATTCCATCGCGGCGGGTGGAGCGTTGGTTACTTCGACGAAGCGGTCGGTCAGGAGATGACGCAACAGATGGGCCACGGGTTCGACCTCCTGCTCGGCCGTCGGACCTACGAGATCTTCTGGTCGCACTGGCCGCGCGTGAAAGATCCCATGGCCGACGTCATCAACAACGCCACGAAGTACGTGGCGACGAACCGGCCGCTCACGAAGGACTGGAAGACGGTTCGCCTCGAGGGGGACGTCATCGAGGCCCTTCGCAAGCTCAAGGAAGCAATCGGTCCCGAGCTCCAGGTCCACGGCAGCGGCACCTTGATCCAGACCCTGCTCAAGAACGATCTCGTCGACGAGCTGTGGCTGAAGATCTTCCCCGTCACGCTCGGAAGCGGCCGCAGGCTTTTCGCGGAGGGGACGCCCTGCGCCGGCTTCGAGCTCATCGAGAGCCGCGCTTCGGCGAGCGGTGTGATCCTGGCGAAGTACCGACGGGCTGGCGACGTCAAGTCAGGTTCGTTCGCGCTGCCGGCCTGA
- a CDS encoding carboxypeptidase regulatory-like domain-containing protein, with protein sequence MTWRLERLAFAAVSLVLLGGTFSCTAGIKSEADAGLPPTGTAADGGSQPAPDAGLQTATDTAVERPTDPGPTNCQNLCKQQMTCAGGATTSLSGTVHAPTPAKLGTADPLYNVLVYVPNAPVAKFTPGVACQRCEKASGSPLVSAITGADGKFQLRNVPVGNNIPLVIQVGRWRRQVTIPAVAACTDTALPDELTRLPRNQQEGDIPAIAVATGIYDPFDCTLRKVGIDEAEFTVSTANGRVNLWSYGGHDVAGMTTPSATDMFTDPAALAKYDLVILPCNDGDDSDPTVQANLADYANKGGRIFLTDLSNAWLHDGKSFESAVTWLPFETTLGYDFTVTIDATFPKGMAFSDWMTNVGAASPMPGQLPIHDPYGGGSLVSAVVAPTQRWLYTSARRATVQTFTFNTPVGTPDAQQCGRVVFSQFHVASEANADNFDTGTFPTSCDDQPMTPQEKALEFMLFDLSSCIQADAAPVVIP encoded by the coding sequence GTGACTTGGCGGCTCGAGCGACTGGCTTTTGCCGCGGTGTCCCTGGTCCTTCTCGGGGGGACTTTTTCCTGCACGGCCGGAATCAAATCGGAGGCTGATGCGGGCCTGCCACCGACGGGGACGGCCGCTGATGGCGGTTCCCAGCCGGCCCCTGACGCCGGTCTCCAGACCGCGACCGACACCGCCGTCGAACGCCCGACTGATCCTGGACCGACCAACTGTCAGAACCTGTGCAAACAGCAGATGACCTGTGCCGGTGGCGCGACGACCAGCCTCAGCGGCACGGTCCACGCCCCGACGCCGGCCAAGCTGGGCACCGCCGATCCGCTGTACAACGTGCTGGTCTATGTGCCCAACGCACCGGTGGCGAAGTTCACGCCCGGCGTCGCCTGCCAGCGCTGCGAGAAGGCGTCCGGGTCGCCGCTGGTCAGCGCCATCACCGGGGCTGACGGCAAGTTTCAACTGCGCAATGTACCCGTCGGCAACAACATCCCGCTGGTCATTCAGGTGGGCCGCTGGCGACGGCAGGTGACGATTCCCGCCGTGGCGGCCTGCACTGACACCGCGCTGCCCGACGAGTTGACCCGCCTGCCGCGCAATCAACAGGAAGGCGACATTCCCGCCATCGCCGTGGCCACCGGCATCTACGATCCGTTCGACTGCACGCTGCGCAAGGTCGGCATCGACGAGGCCGAGTTCACGGTGTCGACCGCGAACGGTCGGGTGAATCTGTGGTCGTATGGCGGTCACGACGTTGCCGGCATGACCACTCCATCGGCGACCGACATGTTCACCGACCCGGCGGCGCTGGCCAAATACGATCTGGTCATCTTGCCCTGCAATGACGGGGACGACAGTGATCCGACTGTGCAGGCCAACCTGGCTGACTATGCCAACAAAGGCGGGCGCATCTTCCTGACCGATCTGTCGAACGCCTGGCTGCACGACGGCAAGAGCTTTGAAAGTGCAGTGACCTGGCTGCCGTTCGAAACCACTCTGGGCTATGACTTCACCGTCACCATCGACGCCACTTTCCCGAAAGGAATGGCGTTCTCTGACTGGATGACCAACGTGGGCGCGGCAAGTCCAATGCCTGGCCAGTTGCCCATTCATGATCCGTACGGTGGCGGCAGCCTGGTGAGCGCGGTGGTGGCTCCGACACAGCGGTGGCTTTACACCTCCGCGCGCCGAGCCACCGTGCAAACGTTCACCTTCAACACGCCGGTGGGAACACCCGACGCGCAACAGTGCGGGCGGGTGGTGTTCAGCCAATTTCACGTCGCCAGCGAAGCCAACGCCGACAACTTCGACACGGGCACCTTTCCCACCTCATGCGACGACCAGCCGATGACCCCGCAAGAAAAGGCGCTGGAATTCATGCTGTTCGATCTGTCGTCGTGCATTCAAGCCGACGCGGCGCCCGTCGTCATCCCGTGA
- a CDS encoding YciI family protein has translation MKEFMLIYKGGDPKWMATATPAERQAVMAQWGTWLGQLGEKGQLVTGGSPLEFTGKRLKKDGVITDIAASEVKELVSGYSIIKAESYDHAATIARDCPIFRIDSAVVEIRAVIAM, from the coding sequence ATGAAAGAGTTCATGTTGATTTACAAGGGTGGAGATCCGAAGTGGATGGCGACCGCGACGCCCGCAGAGCGGCAGGCGGTGATGGCGCAATGGGGAACCTGGCTGGGACAGCTGGGCGAAAAGGGCCAGCTGGTCACCGGTGGCTCGCCGCTGGAGTTCACCGGCAAGCGCCTGAAAAAGGACGGTGTCATCACCGACATCGCCGCCTCCGAGGTCAAAGAGCTGGTGTCGGGCTACTCGATCATCAAGGCCGAGAGCTACGACCACGCAGCGACGATCGCCCGCGACTGTCCGATCTTTCGCATCGACAGCGCGGTCGTCGAGATCCGCGCCGTCATCGCCATGTGA
- a CDS encoding sigma-70 family RNA polymerase sigma factor, with translation MTESDATVEKVYSQQASRILAVLVRLFGTHNLALAEDVLQDAFRKALVAWQADGVPANPAGWIISAAKNQAIDAIRGQRTQRRFSADLADHLESGWTRSYTVEQEFDETRIKDHQLRMIFMCTGAELPPENRIPLILRSLCGFSIPAICRALYLPEATVKKRLLRTRERLEGHKFEFPSADRLPQVMDTVHTVIYLLFNEGFHSSEPTDDAAPMNLSLCHEAVHLARLLCDEPRVVNRDTLGLLALMQLHLARSRARIDADGRNVPIDRQDRSRWDAETIALAGRLITLATTAPSGASGRFLIEARIARQHCIAPTFAATDWPAIVALYDELVAVTGSPIVELHRAVAIGYAGDPRGAMARVERLRTDERLRASHVPLAVLAHLSAMLGDAPAARRYAEQSQRLGGTPHEHRSMLEQVERLLEHRSAR, from the coding sequence ATGACCGAGAGCGACGCCACCGTCGAGAAAGTGTACAGCCAGCAGGCGTCGCGCATCCTGGCCGTGCTGGTACGTCTGTTCGGCACGCACAACCTGGCGCTGGCGGAAGACGTGCTGCAGGACGCCTTTCGCAAGGCGTTGGTCGCCTGGCAAGCGGACGGCGTGCCGGCCAACCCCGCGGGGTGGATCATCTCGGCCGCGAAGAACCAGGCCATCGACGCCATCCGCGGCCAGCGCACCCAACGGCGTTTTTCCGCGGATCTCGCCGATCACCTGGAGAGCGGGTGGACGCGGTCATACACCGTCGAGCAGGAGTTCGACGAGACGCGCATCAAGGATCACCAGCTGCGCATGATCTTCATGTGCACCGGCGCCGAGCTGCCGCCCGAGAACCGCATCCCGCTGATTTTGCGATCGCTCTGCGGGTTCAGCATCCCGGCCATCTGCCGGGCGCTGTATCTGCCGGAGGCGACGGTCAAAAAACGCCTGCTGCGCACCCGCGAGCGCCTCGAGGGACACAAGTTCGAGTTCCCGTCGGCGGATCGCTTGCCGCAAGTGATGGACACCGTGCACACGGTGATTTACCTGCTTTTCAACGAAGGCTTTCACAGCTCCGAGCCAACGGACGATGCGGCGCCCATGAACCTTTCGCTTTGCCATGAAGCCGTCCACCTGGCGCGCCTGCTCTGCGACGAGCCGCGCGTCGTCAACCGCGACACGCTGGGCTTACTGGCGCTGATGCAACTGCACCTGGCGCGATCGCGCGCGCGCATCGACGCCGACGGCCGCAACGTGCCCATCGACCGGCAAGATCGCTCGCGCTGGGACGCGGAGACCATCGCCCTGGCCGGGCGGCTGATCACGCTGGCGACGACGGCGCCGTCGGGCGCGTCGGGCCGCTTTCTCATCGAAGCGCGCATCGCCCGGCAGCACTGCATCGCCCCGACGTTCGCCGCCACCGACTGGCCGGCGATCGTGGCGCTGTACGACGAGCTGGTGGCCGTCACCGGCTCGCCGATCGTGGAACTTCATCGCGCCGTGGCCATCGGCTATGCGGGCGATCCGCGGGGCGCCATGGCGCGCGTCGAACGGCTGCGCACCGACGAGCGGCTGCGCGCGTCGCACGTTCCGCTGGCGGTCCTGGCCCATCTGTCAGCGATGCTGGGCGACGCCCCGGCGGCGCGACGCTACGCCGAGCAGTCGCAACGCCTGGGCGGCACCCCGCACGAGCACCGATCGATGCTGGAACAGGTCGAACGCCTGCTGGAACATCGATCGGCGCGCTAG